One genomic segment of Flavobacteriaceae bacterium includes these proteins:
- the obgE gene encoding GTPase ObgE, translating to MTEGNFVDYIKIYASSGKGGRGSTHLHREKFIAKGGPDGGDGGRGGHVIVSGNKHLWTLFHLKFKKHFRAAHGGDGGKSRSTGSNGSDTYIDVPLGTIVINADTDEMLFEIVDHEQEIVLLPGGKGGLGNWHFKSPTNQTPRYAQPGIDGQESWFRLELKVLADVGLVGFPNAGKSTLLSVLTAAKPKIADYAFTTLKPNLGIVNYRDYQSFVMADIPGIIEGAAAGKGLGHRFLRHIERNSILLFLIPADSENIKKEYTILLNELQKHNPELLDKQRFLCISKSDILDEELKEEIKKEIPKEIDFMFISSISREGLKTLKDKLWKLLNK from the coding sequence ATGACCGAAGGAAACTTTGTTGATTATATAAAAATATATGCTTCCTCCGGAAAAGGTGGTCGGGGTTCTACACATTTACACAGAGAAAAATTTATTGCCAAAGGCGGTCCGGATGGAGGTGATGGTGGTCGGGGCGGACATGTGATTGTTAGCGGCAATAAACATCTGTGGACATTATTTCACTTAAAGTTTAAAAAGCATTTTAGAGCAGCACACGGAGGTGACGGGGGCAAAAGCAGAAGTACCGGCTCCAACGGCTCCGATACTTATATAGATGTTCCTTTAGGCACCATTGTCATAAATGCAGATACTGATGAAATGCTATTTGAAATTGTAGATCATGAGCAAGAAATTGTTTTACTCCCCGGTGGAAAAGGCGGTTTGGGAAATTGGCATTTTAAATCCCCTACAAATCAAACACCCAGATATGCACAACCTGGAATTGATGGTCAGGAAAGTTGGTTTCGACTAGAGTTAAAAGTGCTTGCCGATGTAGGCTTAGTTGGTTTTCCCAATGCGGGAAAATCAACCTTACTTTCGGTATTAACAGCTGCCAAACCTAAAATTGCGGATTATGCTTTTACAACGCTCAAACCAAATTTAGGCATTGTAAACTACAGAGATTATCAGAGTTTTGTAATGGCAGATATTCCCGGAATTATAGAAGGAGCTGCAGCAGGAAAAGGCTTGGGGCATCGTTTTCTACGTCATATCGAACGAAATTCCATATTGTTATTTCTAATTCCGGCAGATAGTGAAAATATCAAAAAAGAGTACACGATTTTACTCAATGAACTTCAAAAGCACAATCCCGAATTATTAGACAAACAGCGTTTTTTATGTATCTCTAAATCCGACATACTGGACGAAGAATTAAAAGAGGAAATCAAAAAAGAAATTCCCAAAGAAATTGATTTTATGTTTATTTCTTCTATCTCCCGGGAAGGACTGAAAACGTTAAAAGACAAGCTTTGGAAGCTGTTAAATAAATAG
- a CDS encoding adenylate kinase, with translation MSIVRLHDLYFKPFLSEKEIKTIVKHLALQVKADLPADEIPIFVGILNGCFLFAADFIREFKGNCEVSFVKLASYQGTKSTEKVSRLIGINEDLTNRTIIMMEDIVDTGATLQEIYTIFRTKNVKQLKIVTLFFKPDVYRKELPIDYIGKSLDDIFIVGYGLDYNGLGRNYAAIYQQTTTPKMKNIVLSGPPGAGKGTQAEILKEKYNVVHISTGDIFRHHIKNETELGLLAKTYIDKGDLVPDKVTIDMLEAKVNKNKDANGFIFDGFPRTASQAEALDDFLSEKNAIINGMIALEVPEDILIERLLERGKISGRSDDTDVAKIKNRFNEYHTKTAVLKKYYEAQGSYYPVNGVGSVEEITKNVIAVFDTL, from the coding sequence AAAAACGATTGTTAAACATCTGGCATTACAGGTAAAAGCTGATCTTCCTGCAGATGAAATTCCTATTTTTGTCGGTATTTTAAATGGTTGCTTTTTATTTGCAGCGGATTTTATCCGGGAGTTTAAAGGAAATTGTGAGGTATCTTTCGTAAAACTAGCTTCTTATCAGGGAACGAAATCTACGGAAAAAGTCAGCCGGTTGATTGGAATTAACGAAGACCTTACGAACAGGACAATTATCATGATGGAAGATATTGTAGATACCGGAGCTACACTTCAGGAAATTTATACTATTTTCAGAACTAAAAATGTAAAACAATTAAAAATAGTAACCCTTTTTTTTAAACCGGATGTATATAGAAAAGAGCTTCCTATAGATTATATCGGGAAAAGTCTTGATGATATATTTATAGTCGGCTATGGTCTGGATTACAACGGTTTAGGAAGAAATTATGCTGCTATCTATCAACAAACCACAACACCAAAAATGAAAAATATTGTATTATCCGGCCCTCCGGGAGCAGGGAAAGGAACACAAGCAGAAATTTTAAAAGAAAAATATAATGTAGTGCATATTTCTACCGGAGATATTTTTAGGCATCATATAAAAAATGAAACGGAATTAGGTTTACTGGCAAAAACCTATATAGATAAAGGAGATTTAGTTCCGGACAAGGTTACTATAGATATGCTGGAAGCAAAAGTGAATAAAAATAAAGATGCTAACGGGTTTATTTTTGACGGATTTCCCAGGACAGCATCTCAAGCTGAAGCTTTGGATGATTTCCTTTCTGAAAAAAATGCGATCATAAATGGAATGATTGCCCTGGAAGTACCGGAAGATATACTAATAGAACGCTTATTGGAAAGAGGTAAAATAAGTGGTCGGTCTGACGATACCGATGTAGCAAAAATCAAAAATCGTTTTAATGAATACCATACCAAAACAGCTGTTTTAAAAAAATATTATGAAGCTCAGGGAAGTTATTACCCGGTAAACGGAGTAGGCTCCGTAGAAGAAATTACTAAAAATGTAATCGCAGTTTTTGATACCTTATAA